Proteins encoded within one genomic window of Deltaproteobacteria bacterium:
- a CDS encoding phosphate/phosphite/phosphonate ABC transporter substrate-binding protein has protein sequence MSTSLPFGLPPSMGQEHAARRARRLEAYLGNVLAREVVVKVAASYESLEKDLLSGAVTAAWGPPFVCARTEAYGGRGLVRGIRDGSATYRSAIIALKARKLTLESEGLKAAWVDRDSTAGYLLPQALLRDRGMHGWKKFTEERFAGSYRAAVEDVLAGRADLTAVWASGEKSAPATALGELVGPRAGEFEVLAYSRESPNDGVVLSSKSDDPTAAALERAFLTMHEDAEGLGMLAEVFQAERFEPAPRGSYRALYDLVFAALPG, from the coding sequence ATGAGCACCTCCCTTCCCTTCGGGCTGCCGCCATCGATGGGCCAGGAGCACGCCGCGCGGCGCGCCCGGCGCCTCGAGGCGTACCTCGGCAACGTCCTCGCCCGCGAAGTGGTGGTGAAGGTGGCGGCGAGCTACGAGAGCCTGGAGAAGGACCTGCTCAGCGGCGCCGTCACGGCCGCCTGGGGTCCGCCGTTCGTGTGTGCGCGCACCGAGGCCTACGGCGGGCGCGGGCTGGTGCGCGGCATTCGCGACGGCTCGGCCACGTACCGTTCGGCGATCATCGCCCTCAAGGCGCGCAAGCTCACCCTCGAGTCGGAAGGCCTCAAGGCCGCCTGGGTCGACCGCGACTCCACCGCCGGCTACCTCCTGCCGCAGGCGCTGCTCCGCGATCGGGGCATGCACGGCTGGAAGAAGTTCACCGAGGAGCGCTTCGCGGGCAGCTACCGCGCCGCCGTCGAGGACGTCCTTGCAGGTCGGGCGGATCTGACGGCCGTCTGGGCCTCGGGCGAGAAGTCGGCGCCGGCCACGGCGCTCGGCGAGCTGGTCGGGCCGCGCGCGGGCGAGTTCGAAGTGCTCGCCTACTCGCGCGAGTCGCCGAACGACGGCGTGGTGCTCTCGTCGAAGTCCGACGACCCCACGGCCGCCGCGCTGGAGCGCGCGTTCCTGACCATGCACGAGGACGCGGAAGGCCTCGGCATGCTGGCCGAGGTGTTCCAGGCCGAGCGCTTCGAGCCTGCGCCGCGCGGCAGCTATCGCGCGCTGTACGATCTCGTGTTCGCGGCTTTGCCTGGCTAG
- a CDS encoding GAF domain-containing protein — protein MDIRTQSALLACIVSLALAVSVLLRTPRTRALTLFAVLCAALSAFYLGDFLHAITAAPLGLRVAIATGGFVPTFALTFFMEFLGVSPRSARRGRTIAVLGAAMGLGVAATPLVLQDWSRLLVTAWVFGALTVTFSLIVRRLRTTQGVERQRLLYLAAGAAGSVIFSATDLLHLYGLPFPPLGALVTTLYLFFLAQTLQRLRLLDLQELLGKVASLTLLALILAAIYGALVAWVGPRPGLFLFNTLIASFVILILFEPLRAKVEEWVVATLFTERFQMVRVLNGLKTRVASIIEIDELARVVLDTVHETRRVTHASIYLLSDDRPGFYRLGFRGPDPVPFLDAAAARGLLAAAASGQKAVLLENVDRRLAELRTEPENTRRVREELKRLNDILAAMGQMKAGITVPLVGGERIIGFLNLWDERVAEAYASDEIAGVLEIAEHVSTVVENSKLFDRMKERDRLAALGEMAAGLAHEIRNPLGSIKGAAQYLDPKHMQGEDGEFLGVIVEEVNRLNGVVTQFLDYSRPLKQSFGPTDLNDVITRTAKLLQPECDTAKVELKLELDPALPKAIGDAEQLKQVFINLAMNALQAMSGGGSLTVKTVRPEEGAWRLPGLMRGGEQVEIRFADTGKGIPAEQQRNIFVPFYTTKEKGTGLGLAICQRIVKSHGGSISVLSAPGQGTEFIIRLPALAEARPVAEGTPSPELAQVTTTGSIPAAALPPAAREKRSRREKKKRGAAS, from the coding sequence ATGGACATCCGCACCCAGAGCGCGCTCCTCGCGTGCATCGTGTCGCTGGCGCTGGCGGTCTCGGTGCTGCTGCGCACCCCGCGCACGCGCGCCCTGACGCTCTTCGCCGTGCTCTGCGCGGCGCTCTCGGCCTTCTATCTGGGCGACTTCCTGCACGCGATCACCGCGGCGCCGCTGGGCCTGCGCGTGGCCATCGCCACCGGCGGGTTCGTGCCCACGTTCGCGCTCACGTTCTTCATGGAGTTCCTGGGGGTGAGCCCGCGCTCGGCGCGCCGCGGCCGCACCATCGCCGTGCTCGGCGCCGCCATGGGCCTCGGCGTGGCCGCGACGCCGCTCGTCTTGCAAGATTGGTCGCGCCTGCTGGTGACGGCCTGGGTGTTCGGCGCGCTCACGGTGACCTTCTCGCTCATCGTGCGGAGGCTCCGGACCACGCAGGGCGTCGAGCGGCAGCGCTTGCTGTACCTGGCCGCCGGCGCCGCGGGCTCGGTCATCTTCTCGGCGACGGACCTGCTGCACCTCTACGGCTTGCCCTTCCCGCCGCTGGGCGCGCTGGTGACCACGCTGTACCTCTTCTTCCTCGCCCAGACGCTGCAGCGCCTCCGCCTGCTCGACCTCCAGGAACTGCTCGGAAAAGTCGCGTCGCTCACGCTGCTCGCGCTGATCCTCGCGGCCATCTACGGCGCGCTGGTGGCGTGGGTGGGTCCGCGGCCGGGCCTGTTCCTGTTCAACACGCTCATCGCGAGCTTCGTGATCCTGATTCTGTTCGAGCCGCTGCGCGCCAAGGTCGAGGAGTGGGTGGTGGCGACCTTGTTTACCGAACGGTTTCAAATGGTGCGCGTGCTCAACGGGCTCAAGACCCGCGTGGCGAGCATCATCGAGATCGACGAGCTGGCGCGCGTGGTGCTCGACACCGTCCACGAGACGCGCCGCGTGACCCACGCGTCGATCTACCTGCTCAGCGACGACCGCCCCGGCTTCTATCGGCTCGGCTTCCGCGGCCCGGATCCCGTGCCCTTCCTCGACGCCGCGGCTGCCCGCGGCCTGCTCGCCGCCGCGGCGTCGGGCCAGAAGGCGGTGCTCCTGGAGAACGTCGACCGCCGACTGGCCGAGCTGCGCACCGAGCCCGAGAACACCCGCCGCGTGCGCGAGGAACTCAAGCGCCTCAACGACATCCTCGCGGCCATGGGCCAGATGAAGGCCGGCATCACCGTGCCGCTGGTGGGTGGCGAGCGCATCATCGGCTTCTTGAACCTGTGGGACGAGCGCGTGGCCGAGGCCTACGCGAGCGACGAGATTGCGGGCGTGCTGGAGATCGCCGAGCACGTCTCGACCGTCGTGGAGAACAGCAAGCTCTTCGACCGCATGAAGGAGCGCGATCGCCTGGCCGCGCTGGGCGAGATGGCGGCCGGCCTGGCGCACGAGATTCGAAACCCGCTCGGCAGCATCAAGGGCGCGGCCCAGTACCTCGACCCCAAGCACATGCAAGGCGAGGACGGCGAGTTCCTGGGCGTGATCGTGGAAGAGGTGAACCGCCTCAACGGCGTGGTCACGCAGTTCCTCGACTACTCGCGGCCGCTCAAGCAGAGCTTCGGCCCGACGGATCTCAACGACGTCATCACCCGCACCGCCAAGCTGCTCCAACCCGAGTGCGACACCGCCAAGGTGGAGCTCAAGCTCGAGCTCGATCCCGCGCTGCCCAAGGCCATCGGCGACGCGGAACAGCTCAAGCAGGTGTTCATCAACCTGGCCATGAACGCGCTGCAGGCGATGTCGGGCGGCGGTTCACTCACCGTGAAGACCGTGCGGCCCGAGGAAGGCGCCTGGCGCTTGCCGGGGCTGATGCGCGGCGGTGAGCAGGTGGAGATCCGCTTCGCCGACACCGGCAAGGGTATCCCCGCCGAGCAGCAGCGGAACATCTTCGTGCCCTTCTACACCACGAAGGAAAAAGGCACCGGCCTCGGGCTCGCCATCTGCCAGCGCATCGTGAAGAGCCACGGCGGGAGCATCAGCGTGCTGAGCGCGCCGGGCCAGGGCACCGAGTTCATCATTCGGCTCCCGGCGCTCGCCGAGGCGCGTCCGGTCGCCGAGGGCACGCCGAGCCCCGAGCTCGCCCAGGTGACGACCACCGGCAGCATCCCCGCAGCCGCGCTCCCGCCCGCAGCGCGCGAGAAGCGCAGCCGGCGCGAGAAGAAGAAGCGCGGCGCCGCGAGCTGA
- a CDS encoding FHA domain-containing protein — translation MIIGRSLEASIRVPDSGISRRHARVETRDGGFLLEDLGSSHGTFLNGKSVSVAELHEGDRIQVGAALDLKFTREAPVQVAAPSAALWSWSVLQQRVYTTPNFAQVTGVPYGALNRPPEELLEQVAPEHRGALRAALGELLAGKPQMALDVRLGERWVSVTGEALLDAARGPIFLVGTVVDASARAARSRGRVLVIDDERLVSSAIARALSARHEVTAVQSGRQALTLLEERAFDVILCDMAMPEMGGMALHAHLAAHRPELLPRLAFMTGGAFSPRAESFLARTAAVVVSKPFARGALMALADDVLARLGRCPEPQTEFSRG, via the coding sequence GTGATCATCGGTCGGAGCCTGGAGGCCTCGATCCGCGTGCCCGACTCGGGCATCTCCCGGCGGCATGCCCGCGTGGAGACGCGCGACGGCGGGTTCTTGCTCGAGGACCTCGGATCCAGCCACGGGACGTTCTTGAACGGCAAGAGCGTGAGCGTGGCCGAGCTGCACGAGGGCGATCGCATCCAGGTGGGTGCGGCGCTGGATCTCAAGTTCACCCGCGAGGCGCCCGTTCAGGTGGCAGCCCCGAGCGCGGCGCTGTGGTCGTGGAGCGTGCTGCAGCAGCGCGTGTACACCACGCCGAACTTTGCCCAGGTGACCGGTGTTCCCTACGGCGCACTGAACCGTCCGCCCGAAGAGCTCCTGGAGCAGGTGGCGCCCGAGCACCGCGGCGCGCTCCGGGCGGCGCTGGGTGAGCTGCTCGCGGGGAAGCCGCAGATGGCGCTGGATGTCCGACTGGGCGAGCGGTGGGTTTCGGTCACCGGCGAGGCGCTCCTCGACGCAGCCCGGGGACCGATTTTTCTGGTGGGGACCGTGGTCGACGCCAGCGCGCGCGCAGCCCGATCGCGCGGGCGGGTGCTGGTGATCGACGACGAGCGGCTGGTCTCCAGCGCCATCGCCCGGGCGCTCTCCGCGCGCCATGAGGTCACCGCGGTGCAGAGCGGCCGCCAGGCCTTGACGCTCCTCGAGGAGCGCGCCTTCGATGTCATCCTCTGCGACATGGCCATGCCGGAGATGGGCGGCATGGCCCTGCACGCGCACCTCGCCGCGCACCGGCCCGAGCTTCTGCCGCGCCTGGCCTTCATGACCGGCGGTGCCTTCAGCCCGCGGGCCGAGTCGTTCCTGGCGCGCACCGCTGCCGTGGTGGTGAGCAAGCCCTTCGCGCGCGGCGCGCTGATGGCCCTCGCCGACGACGTGCTCGCCCGGTTGGGGCGCTGTCCGGAGCCCCAGACCGAATTCTCGCGGGGCTGA